Proteins encoded by one window of Macaca fascicularis isolate 582-1 chromosome 10, T2T-MFA8v1.1:
- the ZNF280B gene encoding zinc finger protein 280B yields MEQSCEEDKEPEPQKNIKETKQVDDEDAELIFVGVEHVNEDAELIFVGVTSNSKPVVSNILNRVTPGSWSRRKKYGHLRKDTADKLQPTSHETLTSEAVTDLPASHLESRSTDSPIIIEPLSKPDYKNSSPQVVPNNSSELPSPLITFTGSLHQPVSAALSVGGINESPHISKRLSTFEVNSINAKRAKLRDGIMEGYSSASSPSDTFHTMNSQQSTPSNNVHTSLSHVQNGAPFPAAFPKDNIHFKPINTNLDRENELTKTDILSLTSQNKTFDPKKENPIVLLSDFYYGQHKGDGQPEQKTHTTFKCLSCVKVLKNVKFMNHVKHHLEFEKQKNDSWENHTTCQHCHRQFPTPFQLQCHIENVHTAQEPSAVCKICELSFETDQVLLQHMKDHHKPGEMPYVCQVCHYRSSVFADVETHFRTCHENTKNLLCPFCLKIFKTATPYMCHYRGHWGKSTHQCSKCRLQFLTFKEKMEHKTQCHQMFKKPKQLEGLPPETKVTIQVSLEPLQPGSVEVASITVSTSDSEPSLPRSKSKISKKSH; encoded by the coding sequence ATGGAACAATCATGTGAGGAAGACAAAGAGCCTGAACCACAGAAGAAcataaaagaaaccaaacaagTAGATGACGAAGACGCTGAGCTCATCTTTGTTGGTGTGGAACATGTAAATGAAGATGCTGAGCTAATCTTTGTTGGGGTGACTTCAAATTCAAAACCAGTCGTTTCAAACATTTTGAACAGAGTTACCCCGGGTTCATGGTCAAGGAGAAAAAAGTATGGTCACCTTAGAAAAGATACTGCTGACAAATTGCAGCCTACAAGTCATGAGACCCTTACATCAGAAGCAGTGACCGACCTGCCAGCTTCCCATCTTGAATCGAGATCAACAGATAGTCCTATTATTATTGAGCCTTTGTCTAAACCTGATTATAAAAATAGTTCACCACAAGTTGTGCCTAATAACTCTTCAGAATTACCTTCTCCTTTGATTACATTCACAGGTTCATTGCATCAGCCAGTAAGTGCAGCACTTTCAGTAGGAGGTATAAATGAAAGTCCTCATATATCAAAGCGACTTTCCACTTTCGAAGTAAACAGCATAAATGCCAAAAGGGCTAAACTCAGGGATGGAATTATGGAAGGATATTCTTCAGCTTCGTCCCCTTCAGATACCTTTCATACAATGAATTCTCAGCAAAGTACGCCCTCAAACAATGTTCATACCTCATTAAGCCATGTTCAGAATGGAGCACCTTTTCCAGCAGCTTTTCCAAAGGACAATATCCATTTCAAGCCTATAAATACAAATCTTGATAGGGAAAATGAATTGACAAAAACAGACATTTTGAGTCTAACAAGTCAAAACAAGACCTTTGATCCCAagaaagaaaatcccattgtGTTACTTAGTGACTTTTACTATGGACAGCATAAAGGAGATGGGCAGCCAGAACAGAAGACTCACACCACCTTTAAATGCCTCAGTTGCGTGAAAGTTCTAAAAAATGTTAAGTTTATGAATCACGTGAAGCATCATTTGGAATTTGAGAAGCAAAAGAACGACAGCTGGGAAAACCACACCACCTGCCAGCACTGCCACCGGCAGTTTCCCACTCCCTTCCAGCTACAGTGTCACATTGAAAATGTCCACACTGCCCAGGAGCCCTCTGCTGTCTGTAAGATCTGTGAATTGTCATTTGAAACAGATCAGGTTCTCTTACAACACATGAAGGACCATCATAAGCCTGGCGAAATGCCCTATGTGTGCCAGGTTTGCCATTACAGATCGTCAGTCTTTGCTGATGTAGAAACACATTTTAGAACGTGCCatgaaaacacaaagaatttgCTTTGTCCCTTTTGtctcaaaattttcaaaacagcAACACCATACATGTGTCATTATAGGGGCCACTGGGGAAAGAGTACACACCAGTGTTCCAAGTGCCGGCTACAGTTTTTAACTTTCAAGGAGAAAATGGAGCACAAGACCCAGTGTCATCAAATGTTTAAGAAGCCTAAGCAACTAGAAGGATTACCTCCTGAAACAAAAGTTACTATTCAAGTGTCACTAGAACCTCTTCAGCCAGGATCAGTAGAAGTAGCATCCATAACTGTGAGCACATCTGACTCCGAACCATCACTCCCCAGGTCTAaaagcaaaatttcaaaaaagtCCCATTAA